Proteins from one Pelorhabdus rhamnosifermentans genomic window:
- a CDS encoding porin, whose translation MKKSLLATAVAAAMVLSTSAVFAATADPSPVTIDGSATIQYRNNTNDADATAPKKPNKTTIILNFNNDLGNGWDAYARASIQSSTRQIADFNTSTYSNDYAASLDQFGFKYTNGDNQLKIGRQSAWVGETGLFYDTTGKVGRKIMADGLTYTGKADAWSYKVVAVQENVDYGALKNGTVIGDSKNKLYVGHVNYNFTPDFVLGTTFAKYNLDKKASYQGSADAKDSNLWAVNTAYTLGNATFSAEYGKTNYDINNKAYDFGIAYNFDEKNSISATYFKVEDNGDINHYTTFDPNAKGMYYSFTHKFNKATSLNFFYDDAKYITGTDADKNYTSFRTTLNYNF comes from the coding sequence ATGAAAAAGTCTCTTCTCGCAACAGCCGTGGCAGCAGCCATGGTACTTTCAACGTCAGCTGTTTTTGCAGCAACAGCTGATCCGTCACCTGTAACCATTGATGGGAGTGCAACTATTCAGTATCGTAATAACACAAATGATGCAGATGCTACTGCACCTAAGAAACCGAACAAAACAACGATTATTTTAAACTTTAACAATGATCTTGGTAATGGTTGGGATGCTTATGCTCGTGCTTCCATTCAGAGTTCAACGAGACAGATTGCAGATTTTAATACAAGTACGTATTCTAATGATTATGCGGCTTCACTTGATCAGTTTGGCTTTAAATATACCAATGGGGATAATCAGTTGAAAATTGGTCGTCAGTCCGCATGGGTTGGCGAAACGGGTCTGTTCTATGATACGACAGGTAAAGTCGGTAGAAAGATTATGGCTGATGGACTGACTTATACAGGGAAAGCGGATGCATGGAGTTATAAAGTCGTTGCAGTTCAAGAAAATGTAGATTATGGTGCACTAAAAAATGGTACGGTTATTGGTGACAGTAAGAATAAGCTGTATGTGGGTCATGTCAATTATAACTTTACACCCGATTTTGTTTTAGGTACGACTTTTGCGAAATATAATTTAGATAAGAAGGCTTCTTATCAAGGGAGTGCTGATGCAAAAGATTCCAATTTATGGGCTGTCAATACTGCTTATACTTTGGGTAATGCTACGTTCTCTGCTGAATATGGCAAAACAAATTATGATATTAACAATAAAGCTTACGATTTCGGTATTGCCTATAACTTTGATGAGAAAAACTCCATTTCAGCTACTTATTTCAAAGTAGAAGATAATGGCGATATTAATCATTACACGACCTTTGATCCGAATGCGAAAGGCATGTATTATAGCTTTACGCATAAATTTAATAAAGCTACTTCACTGAATTTCTTCTATGATGATGCAAAATATATTACTGGTACTGATGCTGATAAGAATTATACTTCCTTCCGTACCACCCTCAACTACAATTTCTAA
- a CDS encoding LptA/OstA family protein, giving the protein MRKQSKQVVAIAVACGFLWGNSLSGEAAETITAAEQTRTQPLTNQEPVAIENTVQPDPQSSPIDKKTAEVAKADTAKDTPKTKKAKTQSDAPVTITADELYMSDSTGDVYAKGNVKMVQGSQQLLTDLLNGNTNQQELWIAGQADYTDTAFKAHLDAMDTRYNYQTKEGTMAAVKGKVDRDIISGESVVMAPTEILIHNGTVTRCPAKVPDYHMSAERIEMWPGKKMVAYNAKFWLGNMVIYSLPVYEQSLEPGAQGNNAYPTIGYSSRDGVHIRQKLEMPVANKFYGFVNLDFYTHGGFKPNGGVSYRQSAYSVGVIDGYYRDDNGNWIKKQPEFDFNLYSHRIGSLPISYTFNAAYGQWIDSSKTSWHKEYNLYFSHDVIHLNGRNDLSLGTGVGMIHESYDNSTIHDFKFDTTLTHTFNDRWSTWLGYHYTKTQNSLFAYDRPDMARELDTGFSYKIDNKNTFKYSQSYDLNNKHLYDQDYTWVHDLHCWVGSLTYRAKRDQWKFDVALKRW; this is encoded by the coding sequence ATGAGAAAACAGTCCAAACAAGTTGTTGCAATCGCAGTTGCCTGCGGCTTTTTATGGGGAAATAGCTTGAGTGGTGAGGCAGCTGAAACGATCACAGCTGCTGAACAGACCCGGACTCAGCCTTTAACCAATCAAGAGCCTGTAGCAATAGAAAATACAGTCCAACCCGATCCGCAGTCCAGTCCTATAGATAAGAAGACAGCCGAAGTAGCGAAGGCCGACACTGCTAAAGATACCCCAAAAACTAAAAAAGCTAAGACTCAATCAGATGCTCCTGTGACGATAACAGCAGATGAATTATATATGAGCGATTCCACTGGCGATGTTTATGCCAAAGGCAATGTCAAAATGGTTCAAGGCAGTCAACAGCTTCTGACAGATTTGCTTAATGGCAATACGAACCAGCAAGAACTATGGATTGCAGGACAAGCTGATTACACAGATACGGCGTTTAAGGCTCATCTTGACGCGATGGATACACGTTATAATTATCAGACAAAAGAAGGAACGATGGCAGCTGTCAAGGGAAAAGTGGATCGCGATATTATTTCTGGCGAATCAGTAGTCATGGCGCCAACGGAGATATTGATTCATAATGGTACGGTGACTCGTTGTCCTGCTAAGGTGCCTGATTATCACATGAGTGCTGAGCGCATTGAAATGTGGCCTGGAAAAAAGATGGTCGCTTATAATGCGAAGTTTTGGCTTGGAAATATGGTTATTTACAGCTTGCCTGTGTACGAGCAGTCTTTAGAACCAGGTGCACAGGGTAACAATGCTTATCCTACGATTGGCTATAGCAGTCGCGATGGAGTTCATATTCGACAAAAATTGGAAATGCCTGTAGCCAATAAATTTTATGGCTTTGTTAATCTGGATTTTTATACGCATGGCGGGTTTAAACCCAATGGGGGAGTTTCTTATCGGCAGTCAGCGTATTCAGTTGGTGTTATAGACGGATATTATCGTGATGATAATGGTAATTGGATTAAGAAACAGCCGGAATTTGATTTTAATCTTTATTCTCATCGCATTGGTTCTTTGCCCATTAGTTATACTTTTAATGCCGCCTATGGTCAGTGGATCGATTCGTCAAAAACAAGCTGGCATAAAGAATACAATCTTTATTTTAGTCATGATGTTATTCATTTAAATGGCAGGAATGATTTATCTTTAGGTACTGGTGTAGGAATGATTCATGAAAGTTACGATAATTCAACGATTCATGATTTTAAATTTGATACAACGCTGACGCATACCTTTAATGATCGTTGGAGCACTTGGCTGGGATATCATTATACAAAAACCCAGAATAGTTTGTTTGCCTATGATCGACCGGATATGGCCCGTGAATTGGATACGGGCTTTAGCTATAAGATTGACAATAAGAATACCTTCAAGTATAGTCAAAGTTATGATTTGAATAATAAGCATCTCTATGACCAGGATTATACGTGGGTGCATGATTTGCATTGCTGGGTAGGTTCGCTGACTTATCGTGCGAAACGGGATCAGTGGAAATTTGATGTTGCATTGAAACGTTGGTAG
- a CDS encoding bifunctional heptose 7-phosphate kinase/heptose 1-phosphate adenyltransferase → MKRIFLDLIDHMKNKKIMVIGDMVADSYLEGKISRISREAPVLILEHTGEKVVPGGAANVVHNGATLLGKVYAVGVIGLDSAGELLNQRLQQVGVNTDGFIIDEERPTISKQRIMAGGLATVRQQVVRIDKESKKPLSSHTEQKLLEYIRRTLPHMDAVVMSDYGSYTVFDTLKKNVIDWCNERSIPCMVDSRYDILSYTNVTLVKQNESEAANAAGLPDLTGQRLQEAGEKLLEQLKARAVLITQGAEGMTLFEQQGKQTHIPVTNISEVYDVSGAGDTVVVTMMLAIAAGADFFAAAKLANVAAGIVVRKSGTATTNPLELKQAIGDQFDETR, encoded by the coding sequence ATGAAGCGAATATTTTTAGATCTTATTGATCACATGAAAAACAAAAAAATTATGGTTATTGGCGATATGGTTGCCGATTCTTATTTAGAGGGCAAGATTTCGCGTATTTCCCGCGAAGCACCTGTACTCATTTTAGAGCATACCGGTGAAAAAGTGGTGCCAGGCGGTGCTGCCAATGTCGTGCATAATGGAGCGACATTGCTTGGTAAGGTCTATGCTGTTGGAGTTATTGGCCTGGATTCGGCAGGTGAACTTTTGAATCAAAGACTGCAGCAAGTGGGCGTCAATACGGATGGGTTTATTATTGATGAAGAGCGACCGACTATTTCCAAGCAACGGATTATGGCGGGCGGACTCGCCACAGTGAGACAGCAAGTTGTCCGAATTGACAAGGAAAGCAAGAAACCGCTATCTTCTCATACAGAGCAAAAGCTTCTTGAGTATATAAGAAGAACTTTACCTCACATGGATGCAGTTGTCATGAGTGATTACGGCAGCTATACCGTATTTGATACACTAAAGAAAAACGTGATTGATTGGTGCAATGAACGAAGCATTCCTTGCATGGTGGATTCACGGTATGATATTCTTTCTTATACAAATGTTACTCTTGTCAAACAAAACGAATCAGAGGCAGCAAATGCTGCTGGGCTACCCGATTTAACGGGGCAGCGGCTACAAGAAGCAGGCGAAAAATTGCTTGAGCAGCTTAAAGCCCGGGCTGTTCTGATTACACAAGGTGCAGAAGGTATGACATTATTTGAACAGCAAGGGAAACAGACGCATATTCCTGTTACGAATATCAGCGAAGTTTATGATGTGAGCGGCGCGGGGGATACCGTCGTTGTAACTATGATGCTGGCCATTGCTGCAGGTGCTGATTTTTTTGCGGCAGCGAAACTGGCCAATGTGGCTGCAGGTATTGTGGTGCGCAAATCAGGTACAGCGACGACAAATCCCTTGGAATTAAAGCAAGCGATAGGAGACCAATTTGATGAAACTCGTTGA
- the rfaE2 gene encoding D-glycero-beta-D-manno-heptose 1-phosphate adenylyltransferase: MKLVERQTAQELVQQLKAQGKTVVFTNGCFDILHAGHVRYLTAARELGDCLIVGLNSDQSVQRLKGPARPINQQQDRAEVLAGLYAVDYIVIFSDETAESLVAELQPDIYVKGGDYSIERLPEAAIAASYGGKTILIPEVAGKSSSRIIAKIAGQ; this comes from the coding sequence ATGAAACTCGTTGAGCGACAGACTGCGCAGGAACTAGTGCAGCAATTAAAAGCACAAGGAAAAACCGTTGTGTTTACGAACGGTTGTTTTGATATCCTCCATGCCGGGCATGTACGTTATCTCACGGCGGCTCGCGAGCTTGGCGATTGCCTGATTGTTGGACTGAACAGCGATCAATCTGTGCAACGTCTGAAAGGGCCCGCTCGTCCCATTAATCAACAGCAGGATCGGGCTGAAGTGCTTGCCGGTCTTTATGCCGTGGATTACATTGTTATTTTTTCTGATGAGACAGCCGAAAGTCTTGTGGCAGAGCTTCAGCCTGATATTTATGTCAAAGGCGGCGATTATTCTATTGAGCGTTTGCCAGAGGCAGCCATTGCTGCTTCGTATGGCGGAAAAACGATACTCATTCCGGAAGTAGCCGGAAAGTCTTCTAGCCGGATTATTGCCAAGATTGCTGGACAGTAA
- the waaF gene encoding lipopolysaccharide heptosyltransferase II — protein sequence MKLSLGNVLVVKMSAIGDVIHALPVSYALKETYPDTKITWVVEPPAYGLLKNNPYIDDIIIFEKAKFRSLRGLVTQLPSFSHILKQGRFDVALDLQGLAKSAAMAYLSKAPKRLGFCNMREGSQLISTPVCGSHQQGSVVERYLDVVRALGCRVDKVVFPVFPTEEEKQQARILAQEAGLDIDQSYILLVPGANWPNKRWPTEHFACLVDLIWGSGKVPVVVGAGNDQVLVDEVIAKARRSPISLVGKTSLKQLAYIMQCSTALVGGDTGPMHLAAGLKTPVVALMGPTDVNRNGPYGAGHKTLTVSHDCAGCWQRKCPKMLDCLADITPKQVFGALQTIIDRIKP from the coding sequence ATGAAATTATCGTTAGGCAATGTTTTGGTTGTAAAAATGAGCGCTATTGGTGACGTTATCCACGCTTTGCCTGTTTCGTATGCACTCAAGGAAACCTATCCAGATACGAAAATTACGTGGGTTGTTGAACCGCCTGCTTATGGGCTGCTTAAAAATAACCCTTATATTGATGACATTATCATATTTGAAAAGGCAAAATTTCGCTCACTTCGAGGGCTGGTTACACAGCTGCCCTCGTTTTCTCATATTTTAAAACAAGGTCGGTTTGATGTGGCCTTGGATCTCCAGGGACTGGCGAAAAGCGCTGCTATGGCTTATTTAAGCAAGGCTCCCAAGCGACTGGGCTTTTGCAATATGCGGGAAGGCAGCCAGCTGATTAGTACGCCCGTTTGTGGTTCACATCAGCAGGGCAGCGTTGTTGAGCGGTATCTTGATGTAGTAAGAGCCTTGGGGTGCAGGGTGGACAAAGTTGTTTTTCCTGTATTTCCAACGGAAGAAGAAAAACAGCAAGCACGAATTCTTGCTCAAGAGGCCGGGCTTGATATAGATCAATCCTATATTTTGCTTGTACCTGGCGCGAATTGGCCGAATAAGCGGTGGCCTACGGAGCATTTTGCGTGTCTTGTGGACCTTATTTGGGGATCAGGCAAAGTCCCTGTTGTTGTGGGGGCCGGGAACGATCAAGTGTTGGTAGATGAAGTGATAGCGAAGGCCCGGCGCTCGCCCATCAGCTTAGTTGGAAAAACATCCTTAAAGCAACTCGCTTATATCATGCAGTGTAGCACTGCTCTTGTGGGTGGTGATACAGGGCCGATGCATTTGGCAGCCGGACTGAAGACACCTGTTGTCGCTCTCATGGGGCCGACCGATGTCAATCGAAACGGACCTTATGGTGCGGGCCATAAAACTTTGACGGTCAGTCATGACTGTGCTGGGTGTTGGCAGAGAAAGTGTCCTAAGATGCTAGATTGCTTGGCAGACATCACGCCAAAACAGGTTTTTGGGGCCCTTCAAACGATTATAGACAGGATAAAGCCATGA
- the waaF gene encoding lipopolysaccharide heptosyltransferase II → MTKSLENIQKILVMNLAFIGDVVLSTPVTRVLREAYPQAVMDMLVVPVTAEIASGNPFVNEVLVYDKRGQHKKLGQLLKLIWEIRSRHYDLAVCTNFAARGAMLAWIAGIPYRAGYDRQHANLFLTHIASGERSEICHEAENYLAVLKPLGITTADTTLTFQVQEQDKLNLAAKVPKLTLDQPIAVVCPSGSYPRKSWTISAYAELICRLAEESQVVLIGGGREAAELSKISQASADLAGKNVASVLAGELSLGELAALLQRCKVLVSIDTGPMHIAQAVGTPVVALFGPTDPAIWGPRGLDDHVFYEKLSCSPCWGKGDCTKNRCMTDIAAEKVIEAALRQIRK, encoded by the coding sequence ATGACAAAATCTTTGGAAAACATTCAAAAAATACTTGTGATGAATTTGGCCTTTATCGGTGATGTCGTGTTATCAACACCTGTAACACGGGTGCTAAGAGAAGCCTATCCTCAGGCTGTTATGGATATGCTTGTCGTGCCTGTGACGGCAGAAATTGCTTCTGGAAACCCCTTTGTGAATGAAGTGCTTGTTTATGATAAACGGGGACAGCATAAAAAACTTGGACAGTTGCTGAAGCTGATTTGGGAGATACGCAGTCGTCACTATGATTTAGCTGTATGCACGAATTTCGCCGCACGCGGTGCGATGCTGGCCTGGATAGCCGGAATTCCTTATCGCGCAGGCTATGATCGACAGCATGCCAATCTGTTTCTTACGCATATAGCCAGTGGTGAACGGAGTGAAATATGTCATGAAGCAGAAAATTATTTGGCTGTGTTAAAACCGCTTGGAATTACAACGGCTGATACTACGCTTACATTTCAAGTACAGGAACAAGACAAGCTGAATCTTGCAGCCAAAGTGCCGAAACTGACGCTGGATCAACCGATAGCTGTCGTATGTCCTAGTGGCAGTTATCCGCGTAAAAGTTGGACAATTTCTGCCTATGCCGAACTTATTTGCCGTTTGGCGGAAGAAAGTCAGGTTGTGCTTATTGGGGGAGGCAGGGAAGCTGCTGAATTGAGTAAAATTAGTCAGGCCAGTGCTGATTTAGCCGGAAAAAACGTAGCTTCTGTGCTTGCTGGGGAGCTCAGTCTCGGCGAACTTGCTGCGCTGCTTCAACGTTGTAAGGTTCTCGTATCCATTGATACAGGGCCAATGCATATAGCTCAAGCTGTGGGAACGCCTGTTGTGGCTTTATTTGGCCCGACAGACCCGGCCATTTGGGGGCCAAGGGGGTTAGATGATCACGTTTTTTATGAGAAGCTTTCCTGCTCGCCTTGTTGGGGCAAAGGGGACTGTACGAAAAACCGCTGCATGACAGACATTGCTGCGGAAAAAGTTATTGAAGCTGCGTTGCGTCAGATTAGAAAGTAG
- a CDS encoding glycosyltransferase family 2 protein, producing the protein MSLSVIILAKNEEKNIQDCIESALFADEVLVIDDFSTDATVEIATKLGAKVYQHAMDGNWGAQQTYAIDVATTDWIFFLDADERIPEVLQQEIKAAVTINEKFAYQVPRLNHAMGEPLYHGGWYPDYGFHLMPRENFRVEGFVHPQFVHPYQARKLKNHLIHYTYSSWEQYFNKLNNYTRLAAEKNYNKGKHALFIRDIVLRPCFAFIKMYLLQSGWRDGRIGFILASFHFCYTMAKYVKLYALECDKGAKVCE; encoded by the coding sequence ATGAGTTTGTCAGTCATTATTTTGGCGAAAAATGAAGAAAAAAATATTCAAGACTGCATTGAGAGTGCTTTGTTTGCCGACGAGGTGCTTGTTATTGATGATTTCAGCACGGATGCAACCGTTGAGATAGCTACGAAATTAGGAGCCAAGGTCTATCAGCATGCCATGGACGGAAACTGGGGAGCTCAGCAAACTTATGCGATTGATGTAGCGACGACAGACTGGATTTTCTTTTTAGATGCTGATGAGCGGATACCAGAGGTATTGCAGCAGGAGATCAAGGCAGCGGTTACGATCAATGAAAAATTTGCTTATCAAGTACCTCGTCTTAACCATGCCATGGGTGAACCTTTGTATCATGGCGGCTGGTATCCCGATTATGGTTTTCATCTTATGCCGCGCGAAAACTTTCGTGTCGAAGGCTTTGTTCATCCTCAGTTTGTTCATCCTTATCAAGCGCGTAAGCTGAAGAATCACCTAATTCATTACACTTATAGCAGTTGGGAGCAATATTTTAATAAGCTCAATAACTATACAAGGCTGGCTGCGGAAAAAAACTACAACAAAGGGAAGCACGCACTTTTTATAAGAGATATCGTGTTGCGGCCTTGTTTTGCTTTTATTAAAATGTACCTTTTGCAATCGGGCTGGCGAGATGGGCGGATCGGCTTTATTTTGGCGTCCTTTCATTTTTGTTATACTATGGCTAAATATGTAAAGTTGTATGCGTTGGAGTGCGATAAGGGGGCGAAAGTATGCGAATAG
- a CDS encoding glycosyltransferase has product MRIAIFESIITTGGHEVDFDRLLVEELAQQGHEPILYVPEGFPFQHTYHIPIRYLKGPGVSYAGAKGLKKNWLSLVREHRRYHWFEQLYRAAVDREFDAMIVPTSTYRYLKGLRRTKLKNSPVPLVFIVHGVNPGEKPKLNKEIVNLTGNSTVKIAVIHCGGTLFPKKYSEVCTIKPPTYLPRDSELSAQVAVKPDSPLTLGFFGQYRKEKNLEALLELFLECKFERPVQLKIQGATVKPEDRDDFDRIIDEYNKEQQFSFLHKGLFGREWQQAIAAVDALIMPYAAPRYRYHWGGMLFTAIGFQKPVLLSEDINPEVLDEYDIGMTFDANDAEQLKCTLETFANTYDSKQSVYHNELIRAGQDFAPARFVQQLVEFAKK; this is encoded by the coding sequence ATGCGAATAGCCATCTTTGAATCCATTATTACAACAGGCGGACATGAGGTTGACTTTGATCGGCTCCTTGTGGAAGAATTGGCGCAGCAGGGACATGAGCCGATTCTTTATGTTCCAGAGGGCTTTCCCTTTCAGCATACCTATCACATTCCTATTCGTTATCTTAAAGGACCCGGTGTTTCTTATGCCGGGGCGAAAGGATTAAAAAAGAACTGGTTGAGCTTGGTCCGCGAACACCGCCGTTATCACTGGTTTGAACAGCTTTATCGAGCGGCTGTGGATAGAGAGTTCGATGCGATGATTGTGCCGACTTCGACATACCGGTATTTGAAGGGATTGCGTCGGACGAAACTAAAGAATTCACCTGTGCCGCTTGTGTTTATTGTGCATGGTGTAAATCCCGGTGAAAAACCGAAATTAAATAAAGAAATTGTCAATCTTACAGGCAATTCTACCGTTAAAATCGCTGTGATTCATTGTGGCGGGACGCTGTTTCCAAAGAAATATTCCGAGGTCTGTACAATTAAGCCGCCAACTTATTTGCCGAGGGACAGTGAACTTTCCGCCCAAGTAGCAGTCAAACCTGATTCGCCTTTGACGCTCGGTTTTTTTGGTCAGTATCGCAAGGAAAAAAATTTAGAAGCTTTGCTTGAGTTATTCTTAGAATGCAAGTTTGAACGACCTGTACAGCTGAAAATTCAAGGGGCTACAGTCAAGCCTGAAGATAGAGATGATTTTGATCGAATTATTGATGAGTATAACAAAGAGCAGCAGTTTAGCTTTTTGCATAAGGGACTGTTTGGCAGGGAGTGGCAGCAGGCTATTGCAGCTGTCGATGCGCTTATCATGCCCTATGCTGCTCCGCGTTACCGTTATCATTGGGGCGGTATGCTCTTTACTGCCATTGGTTTTCAAAAACCTGTGCTGTTATCGGAAGATATTAATCCGGAAGTTCTTGATGAATATGATATTGGCATGACTTTTGATGCCAATGATGCGGAGCAACTGAAATGCACGTTGGAAACCTTTGCGAATACGTATGACAGTAAGCAGTCTGTTTATCATAACGAATTGATCAGGGCTGGACAGGATTTTGCACCAGCACGGTTTGTTCAGCAGCTTGTCGAATTTGCTAAAAAATGA
- a CDS encoding D-sedoheptulose-7-phosphate isomerase — protein MILSVLEQHLDTISQLKGLTQEIATIAKTCSQALKAGKRIYLMGNGGSAADSQHIAAEFVGRFQIERQPLPALAFTTDTSLLTAVGNDYGFDEVFARQVRAFVQPGDVVIGISTSGNSGNILKAMACAQEQGGVTIAFTGQGGGKLANCCDYCLAVPSPVTARVQEAHILIGHIICQYVDEVLYGAQ, from the coding sequence GTGATTTTATCAGTCCTTGAACAACATTTGGATACAATCAGTCAATTAAAAGGGTTGACTCAAGAAATAGCAACGATCGCCAAAACATGCAGCCAAGCTCTTAAGGCGGGCAAACGCATTTATCTGATGGGCAATGGCGGCAGTGCGGCAGACAGTCAGCACATTGCTGCCGAGTTTGTCGGCCGGTTTCAAATCGAGCGTCAGCCTCTGCCTGCGCTTGCTTTTACTACAGACACATCATTGCTTACGGCAGTAGGCAATGATTATGGCTTTGATGAAGTCTTTGCTAGACAGGTGAGAGCTTTTGTTCAGCCGGGCGATGTAGTGATTGGTATTTCTACGTCAGGAAACAGTGGCAATATCTTAAAAGCGATGGCTTGTGCCCAGGAGCAAGGCGGTGTGACGATTGCTTTTACAGGACAGGGTGGCGGAAAGCTGGCAAATTGTTGCGATTACTGTTTGGCTGTTCCTTCGCCTGTTACAGCCAGAGTGCAGGAGGCACATATTTTGATTGGCCATATTATCTGCCAGTATGTAGATGAGGTGCTTTATGGTGCTCAGTAA
- the rfaE1 gene encoding D-glycero-beta-D-manno-heptose-7-phosphate kinase, which produces MVLSKKRQVFDYFANSVGQSRVTVIGDIMLDKYYMGEVKRISPEAPVPVTRVIEQKNVLGGAGNVAHNLSRLGCQVQLIGVVGQDERKTTLCHLMQSVGMSEDYLIVSSRRPTTTKLRVIGGHQQMMRLDFEDTDLLSNKLENAVLHKVELSLEQGAQCLILSDYAKGLCTPRLCRKVIRLAHEAGIPVVVDPKGDKWKKYQGADYITPNLKEVGEALKKTVPNDDNPVVVAAETIRKRFSIGNVIATRSEHGMSFVGENQIFHIPTLAQEVFDVSGAGDTVIAVFSCALAGKLNVFDSSYVANVAAGIVVGRVGTYAVSQQELLVALHKIVADKEGKL; this is translated from the coding sequence ATGGTGCTCAGTAAGAAAAGACAAGTCTTCGATTATTTTGCAAATTCCGTAGGTCAGTCACGGGTTACTGTAATTGGTGATATTATGCTTGATAAATATTATATGGGCGAAGTAAAACGTATTTCACCTGAAGCCCCTGTACCTGTTACACGTGTGATAGAACAGAAGAATGTTCTGGGTGGTGCCGGCAATGTGGCTCATAATCTGAGTCGACTGGGGTGTCAGGTACAGCTGATTGGCGTAGTGGGGCAAGATGAAAGAAAAACAACTTTGTGCCACTTGATGCAGTCCGTCGGCATGAGTGAAGACTATTTGATTGTAAGCAGTCGTCGGCCGACGACAACAAAACTGCGGGTAATTGGCGGCCATCAGCAGATGATGCGGCTGGATTTTGAAGATACAGACCTTTTATCAAATAAATTAGAAAATGCCGTACTTCATAAAGTAGAGCTTAGTCTGGAGCAAGGCGCGCAATGTCTGATTCTATCAGATTATGCAAAGGGTTTATGTACGCCTAGACTATGCCGAAAAGTGATCCGCCTGGCGCACGAGGCAGGGATTCCTGTTGTTGTGGATCCCAAGGGCGATAAGTGGAAAAAATATCAGGGTGCTGATTATATTACGCCCAATTTAAAAGAAGTAGGGGAAGCTCTGAAAAAGACGGTTCCTAATGACGACAATCCTGTCGTTGTTGCTGCAGAAACTATTCGCAAACGGTTTAGTATTGGTAACGTTATTGCTACGCGTTCGGAACATGGTATGAGCTTTGTGGGAGAGAACCAGATTTTTCATATCCCGACATTGGCTCAGGAAGTTTTTGATGTGTCTGGTGCAGGTGATACTGTTATTGCTGTGTTCAGCTGTGCTTTGGCAGGAAAATTGAATGTTTTTGATTCGTCTTATGTGGCCAATGTGGCTGCAGGAATTGTTGTAGGAAGAGTCGGTACTTATGCTGTATCACAGCAAGAATTGCTAGTGGCGTTGCATAAGATAGTAGCTGATAAGGAGGGCAAATTATGA
- the rfaD gene encoding ADP-glyceromanno-heptose 6-epimerase codes for MIIVTGGAGFIGSNLVKGLNDKGAQDILIVDNLGQSEKFRNLVGLRYNDYQYKQDFIENLTAGCFDNQPIEAIFHEGACSDTMEYDANYMMKNNYEYSKKLLHFALKRRIPFFYASSASTYGSGTNGFTEGDHYEGALNVYAFSKLIFDRYVRQILPSATSQVVGLRYFNVFGPQENHKGKMASTALHFYNQLKIGDKVQLFSGCDGYGNGEQKRDFVYVKDVVKVNLEFFERQLPSGIYNCGTGTARTFNDMANAVIAQKKKGEIEYIPFPEVLKGKYQSYTQADLKNLLAAGYTGGFRSLEEAVADYINHLDESAGYYSLC; via the coding sequence ATGATTATTGTAACAGGTGGTGCCGGTTTTATTGGCAGCAACCTTGTAAAAGGTTTAAATGACAAAGGTGCTCAGGACATTCTTATTGTTGATAATTTAGGTCAGAGTGAGAAATTCCGAAATCTCGTTGGTCTGCGTTATAACGATTATCAGTATAAACAGGATTTTATTGAAAATTTAACAGCCGGCTGTTTTGACAACCAACCGATTGAGGCTATATTTCATGAAGGCGCGTGTTCCGATACGATGGAATATGATGCGAATTACATGATGAAGAATAACTATGAATATAGTAAGAAACTGCTGCATTTCGCGTTGAAACGGCGCATCCCTTTTTTCTACGCTTCTTCGGCGTCAACTTATGGAAGTGGAACAAATGGTTTTACTGAAGGAGATCATTATGAAGGGGCCCTTAATGTTTATGCCTTTTCCAAACTGATTTTTGATCGTTATGTGCGTCAAATTCTACCATCAGCTACCAGTCAAGTCGTGGGACTACGATATTTTAATGTGTTTGGGCCGCAGGAAAATCATAAGGGCAAAATGGCATCAACAGCTCTTCATTTTTATAACCAATTGAAAATAGGTGATAAAGTTCAATTGTTTTCCGGTTGTGACGGTTATGGTAATGGTGAACAGAAACGGGATTTTGTCTATGTCAAAGATGTTGTTAAAGTAAACCTCGAATTTTTTGAGCGTCAATTGCCCAGTGGAATCTATAACTGTGGTACAGGGACTGCCCGTACATTTAACGACATGGCGAATGCCGTGATTGCCCAGAAAAAAAAGGGGGAGATTGAATATATCCCGTTCCCCGAGGTATTGAAAGGAAAATATCAGAGTTATACGCAGGCTGATTTGAAAAATTTACTTGCTGCAGGATATACTGGCGGATTCCGTTCCCTTGAAGAAGCTGTAGCTGATTATATAAACCACTTGGATGAGAGTGCGGGGTACTACTCGTTATGCTAA